A single Sphingopyxis chilensis DNA region contains:
- the ptsP gene encoding phosphoenolpyruvate--protein phosphotransferase: MSLIITSPLRGWASALDSVPDPVFAQRMMGDGVAIQPLGDTVVAPFDGEVVTLHEAGHAVSLRSAEGAEVLIHIGLDTVMLKGNGFTPLVVTGQRVSRGDPLIRFDLDAVALAATSLITPVIVTNAESFAISRRTVDCAIGACEALMTLVPVQGETRRRSDDGTSVEQAVTLSLPHGIHARPAARIGEAARAFEADVHLVKGDKRGDARSTVALLALGTAFGDEVVVQARGDDAETALAAIVALLASDMGEGAPVAASSLPAAANNRLRAGQIGGVIAAPGLAMGPAARLRQTEIAVAREGKGAAEERAALLAARNEVSAQIEARAEDASGGVASVMQAHLALIDDPELLAAAETRIVAGSSAGFAWHGAIHDQIDAIRATGNSHLIERIDDLVDIERQMLATLTGTALDGAAVPAGAIVVAEDLLPSQLVTLAAAKPAGICLARGGPTSHVAILCAGMGLPALVAMGEALDSIKAGTSLLLDAELGHVTIAPSLADNAAFTERLTKREARRTAAQAAAKDACHSADGTRIEIFANIGTAKDAALAAAQGAEGSGLVRSEFLFLDRETAPSEDEQHAAYQDIAETLAGKPVIVRLLDIGGDKPAAYIPIDAEENPALGQRGIRVALARPDLLETQIRAILRVRPGGQCKIMIPMVASVDELRQVRAIVERLRGEMAIAAPVEIGVMVETPAAAMTADLLAAEADFLSIGTNDLTQYVLAMDRGNPAVAAGVDAMHPAVLRMIGETCRLAAVHGRWVGVCGGLASDPAALPILVGLGVTELSAVPGFVAEAKQIVRGLTLVEARAHAKLALQCKSAAEVRALARAFEETR; the protein is encoded by the coding sequence ATGAGCCTGATCATCACCTCTCCGCTCAGAGGTTGGGCCTCGGCACTCGACAGCGTTCCCGATCCGGTCTTTGCCCAGCGGATGATGGGTGACGGCGTCGCGATCCAGCCACTTGGCGATACCGTCGTCGCGCCCTTCGATGGCGAGGTGGTGACGCTCCACGAAGCGGGCCATGCCGTGTCGCTGCGCAGCGCCGAGGGCGCCGAGGTGCTGATCCATATCGGGCTCGATACGGTGATGCTGAAGGGCAATGGCTTCACCCCTCTCGTCGTGACGGGCCAGAGAGTATCGCGCGGCGACCCGTTGATCCGGTTCGACCTCGACGCGGTCGCGCTTGCGGCGACGAGCCTGATCACCCCGGTGATCGTGACCAACGCCGAGAGTTTTGCGATCAGCCGGCGTACGGTGGATTGTGCGATCGGCGCGTGCGAGGCGCTGATGACGCTCGTCCCCGTGCAGGGCGAAACGCGTCGTCGATCGGACGACGGCACATCGGTCGAGCAGGCGGTGACGCTGTCGCTGCCGCACGGCATCCACGCGCGTCCCGCGGCGCGGATCGGCGAAGCCGCGCGCGCCTTCGAGGCCGACGTCCATCTGGTGAAGGGTGACAAGCGCGGCGACGCGCGGAGCACCGTCGCCCTGCTCGCGCTCGGCACCGCTTTCGGCGACGAGGTGGTGGTACAGGCGCGCGGCGACGATGCCGAAACGGCGCTTGCGGCAATCGTTGCGCTGCTCGCGAGCGACATGGGCGAAGGAGCGCCGGTTGCCGCGTCCTCCCTGCCCGCCGCCGCGAACAATCGGCTCCGCGCGGGACAGATCGGCGGCGTGATCGCCGCGCCCGGCCTCGCCATGGGACCCGCAGCGCGGCTCCGGCAGACGGAAATCGCGGTCGCGCGTGAGGGCAAAGGGGCTGCCGAAGAGCGCGCCGCGCTGCTCGCGGCACGGAACGAGGTTAGCGCGCAGATCGAAGCACGCGCCGAAGATGCGAGCGGCGGCGTCGCCTCCGTGATGCAGGCGCATCTCGCGCTGATCGACGATCCCGAACTGCTCGCCGCTGCCGAGACGCGGATCGTCGCCGGGAGCAGCGCGGGTTTCGCGTGGCACGGCGCGATTCACGACCAGATCGACGCGATCCGCGCGACGGGCAATTCCCATCTGATCGAACGGATCGACGATCTGGTCGATATCGAACGGCAGATGCTCGCGACGCTGACCGGGACGGCACTCGATGGCGCAGCGGTCCCCGCGGGCGCGATCGTCGTCGCCGAAGACCTGTTGCCTTCGCAGCTCGTGACGCTCGCGGCGGCGAAGCCCGCCGGCATCTGCCTCGCGCGTGGCGGTCCGACATCGCATGTCGCGATCCTGTGCGCGGGGATGGGCTTGCCCGCGCTCGTGGCGATGGGCGAGGCGCTGGACAGTATAAAGGCTGGCACTTCGCTGTTGCTCGACGCCGAGCTGGGCCACGTCACAATTGCCCCCTCGCTCGCCGATAACGCAGCTTTCACCGAGCGGCTGACGAAACGCGAAGCGCGGCGCACTGCTGCCCAGGCAGCGGCGAAGGATGCGTGCCACAGCGCCGACGGCACCCGCATCGAGATCTTCGCCAATATCGGCACGGCCAAGGACGCCGCGCTTGCCGCCGCGCAGGGCGCCGAAGGATCAGGCCTCGTGCGTAGCGAATTCCTCTTTCTCGACCGAGAGACCGCGCCGTCGGAGGACGAGCAGCACGCTGCCTATCAGGACATCGCCGAAACCCTCGCAGGCAAGCCGGTGATCGTGCGGCTGCTCGACATCGGCGGCGACAAGCCCGCCGCCTATATCCCGATCGACGCCGAGGAGAATCCGGCGCTCGGTCAGCGCGGCATTCGGGTAGCGCTTGCACGGCCCGACCTCCTCGAAACGCAGATCCGCGCGATCCTGCGCGTTCGTCCCGGCGGCCAATGCAAGATCATGATCCCGATGGTCGCGAGCGTCGATGAACTGCGGCAAGTGCGCGCGATCGTCGAGCGGTTGCGCGGCGAAATGGCCATCGCGGCGCCGGTCGAGATCGGGGTGATGGTCGAAACGCCCGCCGCGGCGATGACCGCCGACCTGCTCGCCGCCGAAGCCGATTTCCTGTCGATTGGCACCAATGACCTGACCCAATATGTGCTGGCGATGGACCGGGGCAACCCGGCGGTCGCCGCCGGGGTCGATGCGATGCACCCCGCGGTGCTGCGGATGATCGGCGAAACCTGCCGCCTCGCCGCCGTCCACGGCCGCTGGGTCGGGGTATGCGGCGGGCTCGCGTCCGATCCCGCGGCGCTGCCGATCCTGGTCGGGCTGGGCGTCACCGAATTGTCGGCGGTACCCGGCTTCGTCGCCGAGGCGAAACAGATCGTGCGCGGCCTGACGCTGGTCGAGGCGCGCGCGCACGCCAAGCTGGCGCTGCAATGCAAGTCGGCAGCGGAGGTTCGCGCACTCGCCCGCGCGTTCGAGGAGACACGTTGA
- the nagA gene encoding N-acetylglucosamine-6-phosphate deacetylase, with translation MIFRFHNGRVALPTGVAEAADIAVADGAVTAVSDAGDAPAEREIDLEGGWLLPGFVDTQVNGGGGVLFNDQVDVEAIAAIGAAHARFGTTSFLPTLISDTPAQIASALAAVDAAIERGVSGVVGIHIEGPFINEVKRGIHEAHRIRRLDAEILETLTAPHRGRVMLTLAPELCDQQDIRTLVRHGVIVSAGHSDATYDEAQRAIGAGLTGFTHLFNAMSPLHHRNPGAVGAAFDSDTYCGLIVDDVHLHPAVVRLAVHAKGKDRIMLVTDAMPSVGTDVSEFTLQGKRIAVKDGVCIFEDGTLAGTHLDMASALRKTVEVTALPVPDVSAMASATPAAFLSLHDRIGSIAPGRRADWVWLDAGLAPRATWIGGAPTTGSAPTFVQAAQ, from the coding sequence ATGATATTTCGTTTCCACAACGGCCGGGTCGCGCTGCCGACAGGGGTCGCCGAGGCGGCCGATATCGCCGTCGCCGACGGCGCTGTCACCGCGGTATCGGATGCGGGCGATGCGCCCGCCGAACGCGAAATAGATCTTGAAGGCGGCTGGCTGCTGCCCGGTTTCGTCGACACGCAGGTCAATGGCGGCGGCGGCGTGCTGTTCAACGACCAGGTGGATGTCGAAGCGATCGCGGCGATCGGCGCCGCGCATGCGCGCTTTGGCACTACGTCCTTCCTGCCGACGCTGATCAGCGATACGCCGGCGCAGATCGCCTCCGCACTCGCCGCGGTCGATGCCGCGATCGAGCGAGGCGTGTCGGGCGTCGTCGGCATCCATATCGAAGGACCGTTTATCAACGAGGTGAAGCGCGGCATTCACGAAGCGCACCGCATCCGCCGCCTCGATGCGGAGATCCTCGAGACGCTCACCGCGCCGCATCGCGGGCGTGTGATGCTGACGCTCGCGCCCGAACTGTGCGACCAGCAGGATATCCGCACCCTTGTCCGGCACGGGGTGATCGTCAGCGCGGGCCACAGCGATGCCACTTATGACGAAGCGCAGCGCGCGATCGGCGCGGGCCTCACGGGCTTCACCCATTTGTTCAACGCGATGTCGCCGCTTCACCACCGCAATCCCGGCGCGGTCGGCGCGGCGTTCGATTCAGACACTTATTGCGGGCTGATCGTCGATGACGTCCACCTGCACCCCGCCGTCGTGCGGCTGGCGGTCCATGCCAAGGGCAAGGACCGGATCATGCTCGTTACCGACGCGATGCCGAGCGTCGGCACCGACGTCAGCGAATTCACACTGCAAGGGAAACGCATCGCGGTGAAGGACGGCGTCTGCATCTTCGAGGATGGAACGCTCGCGGGCACGCATCTCGACATGGCGTCGGCGCTGCGCAAGACGGTCGAGGTCACCGCTCTTCCGGTTCCCGACGTGTCGGCGATGGCGAGCGCGACGCCCGCCGCCTTTCTGTCGCTGCACGACCGCATCGGCTCGATCGCGCCGGGGCGGCGCGCCGACTGGGTGTGGCTCGATGCCGGGCTTGCGCCCCGCGCCACGTGGATCGGCGGCGCGCCGACGACCGGTTCCGCCCCTACCTTCGTTCAAGCCGCACAATAG
- a CDS encoding SIS domain-containing protein, with product MTPNAAVDGRKTLMEQEAGEAAAAVAAMLAANRDAFIAIGKRLRAAPPAAVVTCARGSSDHAATYAKYLIETLTGTPTASAALSIASLYDAPAVAGNRLCLAISQSGKSPDLLAAVDQQREAGAFVVALVNAEGSPLSGQADVVIPLSAGTEHSVAATKSYIASLAAIAALVAAWAEDDALEAALTALPDQLERAFALDWSRAVAAFRDATNLFALGRGYGLGVAQEAALKFKETSALHAESFSAAEVRHGPMAIVGDAFHVLAFGGTDRAAESVREAAAEFRGRGATVLLADPMRGDLPAIAAHPAIEPILAIQSFYRMASALALARGQDPDSPPHLNKVTETL from the coding sequence ATGACGCCGAACGCCGCAGTAGACGGACGAAAGACGCTGATGGAGCAGGAAGCCGGGGAGGCAGCGGCCGCAGTCGCCGCGATGCTGGCTGCGAATCGCGACGCATTCATCGCAATCGGCAAGCGCCTGCGCGCCGCGCCGCCGGCGGCGGTCGTGACCTGCGCGCGCGGATCGTCGGACCATGCCGCGACCTATGCCAAATATCTGATCGAAACGCTGACGGGGACACCCACCGCGTCGGCGGCGCTGTCGATCGCGTCGCTCTACGATGCGCCAGCGGTCGCGGGGAACCGCCTGTGCCTCGCCATATCGCAGTCGGGAAAAAGCCCCGACCTGCTCGCCGCGGTCGATCAGCAGCGCGAGGCCGGCGCCTTCGTCGTCGCACTCGTCAATGCCGAGGGATCACCGCTCTCGGGGCAGGCCGACGTGGTGATCCCGCTGTCGGCAGGGACCGAACATTCGGTCGCCGCGACCAAATCCTATATCGCCTCGCTCGCCGCGATCGCCGCGCTCGTCGCCGCTTGGGCCGAGGATGATGCACTCGAAGCGGCGCTGACCGCCCTGCCCGACCAACTCGAGCGAGCGTTCGCACTCGACTGGTCGCGCGCCGTCGCGGCGTTCCGCGACGCGACGAACCTCTTCGCCCTCGGCCGCGGCTATGGGCTGGGCGTCGCGCAGGAAGCCGCGCTCAAATTCAAGGAAACCTCCGCGCTCCACGCCGAAAGCTTCAGCGCCGCCGAGGTGCGCCACGGGCCGATGGCGATCGTGGGCGATGCCTTCCACGTTCTGGCGTTCGGCGGCACCGACCGGGCGGCAGAGAGCGTGCGCGAAGCAGCGGCCGAGTTCCGGGGGCGGGGCGCGACGGTGCTGCTCGCCGATCCCATGCGCGGCGACCTGCCCGCCATCGCCGCGCACCCGGCGATCGAGCCGATCCTGGCGATCCAGAGCTTCTATCGCATGGCGAGCGCGCTGGCGCTCGCGCGCGGACAAGACCCCGACTCGCCACCGCATCTCAACAAGGTTACCGAGACCCTATGA
- a CDS encoding acyltransferase family protein: MRLISLDVLRGLTVAGMILVNSAAAMKYGAEADVSPILLHVSWDGLTLADLVFPGFLTMVGIAIPFSMRDAKLDAAQRRHIFGRTGRLLLLGFILSNLYWFTSFASGDWRLFGVLQRIGLVYCACALLFLIAAPRARMIIAATILALYWPLALLPSLDGVATDIWVRGHNFIASVDRLLLGNHLYVKGPEGYDPEGILGTLPAIAQGLIGVAIGELLIDRKGPAARQLGLIGAAMLVAGGVWSIAFPIVKDIWSSSFVLVTSGITILALALLHHWLDREGRKPGLAATAMLAFGANAIAAYTLHQVTAGVVTWDLLLLPFRALREALGDPVASLLPILLYMLLIWGAMEWLRRKGWVIKI, encoded by the coding sequence ATGCGATTGATTTCACTTGATGTGCTCAGGGGGCTGACGGTCGCCGGGATGATCCTCGTGAACTCCGCAGCGGCAATGAAATATGGCGCCGAGGCCGATGTCTCGCCGATATTGCTGCATGTCAGTTGGGACGGTCTCACCCTCGCGGACCTCGTTTTTCCGGGCTTCCTGACGATGGTGGGGATCGCCATCCCCTTTTCGATGCGCGATGCGAAGCTCGATGCGGCGCAGCGCCGCCACATCTTCGGCCGCACCGGCCGCCTGCTGCTGCTCGGTTTCATCCTCAGCAATCTTTACTGGTTCACCAGCTTCGCCTCGGGCGACTGGCGATTGTTCGGCGTGCTCCAGCGAATCGGACTCGTCTATTGCGCCTGCGCGCTGCTGTTCCTGATCGCTGCCCCCCGCGCGCGGATGATCATCGCCGCGACGATCCTCGCACTTTACTGGCCGCTCGCGCTGCTGCCCTCGCTTGATGGCGTTGCGACTGATATTTGGGTGCGCGGGCATAATTTCATCGCTTCGGTCGATCGCCTGTTGCTCGGTAACCATCTCTATGTGAAGGGACCCGAAGGCTATGATCCCGAGGGAATCCTCGGCACCCTCCCTGCGATTGCGCAGGGGCTGATCGGCGTCGCGATCGGCGAGCTGCTGATTGACCGCAAGGGTCCGGCGGCAAGGCAACTCGGCCTGATCGGCGCCGCGATGCTCGTCGCTGGCGGCGTCTGGAGCATCGCCTTCCCGATCGTGAAGGATATCTGGTCGAGCAGCTTCGTACTCGTCACGAGCGGGATCACGATCCTCGCGCTCGCATTGCTTCACCACTGGCTCGACCGCGAGGGCCGCAAGCCCGGCCTTGCCGCGACCGCGATGCTGGCGTTCGGCGCCAACGCCATCGCCGCCTATACGCTGCATCAGGTGACGGCGGGGGTCGTGACATGGGATTTGCTGCTGCTGCCTTTCCGCGCGCTGCGCGAGGCGCTGGGCGATCCGGTCGCGTCGCTGCTGCCCATTCTCCTCTATATGCTGTTGATCTGGGGCGCGATGGAATGGCTGCGCCGCAAGGGCTGGGTCATTAAAATCTGA
- a CDS encoding TonB-dependent receptor has translation MVKGPAKTHRIRHSLLYGICGAALASALTLPAAAQEGGAPVSADEENADDIVVTGIRANLESAQNRKRNADTVVDSITAEDIGSFPDKSVAEALQRVPGITVVRFAGTDDTSHFSAEPSGVIVRGLSQVRSEFNGRDTFSANSSRGLSWQDISPELLGGIDTYKNQTADMIEGGIAGTVNLRTRVPFDQDGRLISISIKNTYGDIAKKSTPEISGIISDRWQTGIGEIGLMLNGAYSHAVTASQGIQFDRMAIFDGVFGPGKQYIPSGIYMRDNEYDRKRYGVSAAFQWRSNDGDMELTGQYLRSQYNNSWREHAIYSSAFSIYGQPSDYLVTDPTLVNPLTGTAPFQFDDDGNFLSGWWSAPRPYVGEGDANLGLGVNEDGEAFFNRCYGWEGCVPQQRAPQVDTAANALKNKQITQDFGLNFRWDVSDRLRVTLDGQYVDASVKNYNASVTARSFADTFVDLAGKYPRLEFLPNQAENINLSNGGLNNPNNYFYYAITDHTEDSDGQEVALRADVEYDVDSGWLDAIKVGARYADRDQTVRWGAYNWANISNTWTFTQAPYFNIDSPAYAPGTSGLHTFSGDFFAGNQINHNSFAFFNMDMLSDREQLAAALGRPSIGVGDYYPVCSGEGYRGAETIEKSFGCYFPSEVHRVSERTVSAYAMAKFGGDSLAIGGVPISGNVGVRLIWTRDDTVGATTLPNPFTPTALLCERGTDPGTGLPTASSGCVVTQTEIDFGNGATVADTTKVNHFHALPSFNIKFDLTDKLVSRFAYSRAMSRPDFGLLRNFLTVNRLTPNLNDRSDPNVTRDADGNAIAYDWQYTGTSGNPGLKPMTADQFDLTLEYYFGRSSSFTATGFYKKFYDYIQAGSFNVDVTNNGVTEDVRVNRPVNGDGASIYGAEFAFQTFFDFLPAPLDGFGVQANYTFVKNDGIETVNLTNETAGGTAGGGISYDTSTVKAKALEGISKHSYNLVGMYEKGPLSARVAYNWRSKYLVTAIDCCVGFPIWQKSTGYLDASLRLRATANIEFVLEGTNLLGTDTVLMQQVDSDGLLKPNAWFKNDRRYQLGVRLSF, from the coding sequence ATGGTTAAGGGGCCTGCCAAGACACATCGGATTCGCCACAGCCTGCTTTACGGCATCTGCGGTGCAGCACTGGCTAGCGCGCTTACTCTTCCCGCCGCAGCGCAGGAAGGCGGCGCGCCGGTATCGGCGGACGAGGAAAACGCGGACGATATCGTCGTCACCGGCATTCGCGCCAACCTCGAATCGGCCCAGAACCGCAAGCGCAACGCCGACACGGTTGTCGATTCGATCACGGCCGAGGATATCGGCTCCTTTCCCGACAAATCGGTCGCCGAGGCGTTGCAGCGCGTGCCCGGTATCACCGTGGTTCGCTTTGCGGGCACCGACGACACCTCGCACTTCTCGGCCGAGCCGTCGGGCGTCATCGTTCGCGGTCTCAGCCAGGTCCGCTCCGAATTCAACGGCCGCGACACATTCAGCGCCAACTCGTCGCGCGGGCTCAGCTGGCAGGACATTTCGCCCGAACTTCTGGGCGGCATCGATACCTACAAGAACCAGACCGCCGACATGATCGAGGGTGGTATTGCGGGCACCGTCAACCTGCGCACCCGCGTGCCCTTCGACCAGGACGGGCGCCTGATCTCGATCTCGATCAAGAACACCTATGGCGACATTGCGAAGAAATCGACGCCGGAGATCTCGGGCATCATTTCGGACCGCTGGCAGACGGGGATCGGCGAGATCGGGCTGATGCTCAACGGAGCCTACTCGCATGCGGTGACGGCCAGCCAAGGTATCCAGTTCGACCGCATGGCGATCTTCGACGGCGTGTTCGGTCCGGGGAAGCAATATATCCCCAGCGGCATCTATATGCGCGACAATGAATATGACCGCAAACGCTATGGCGTCTCGGCGGCCTTCCAGTGGCGCTCGAACGACGGCGATATGGAACTGACCGGCCAGTATCTGCGGTCGCAATATAACAACAGCTGGCGCGAACATGCGATCTACTCGAGCGCCTTCAGCATCTACGGCCAGCCGAGCGACTATCTGGTCACCGACCCGACGCTCGTGAATCCGCTGACCGGCACCGCGCCGTTTCAGTTCGACGACGACGGCAATTTCCTCAGTGGCTGGTGGTCGGCGCCGCGTCCCTATGTCGGCGAGGGCGACGCCAACCTCGGCCTTGGCGTCAACGAGGATGGCGAGGCATTCTTCAACCGCTGCTACGGCTGGGAAGGCTGCGTTCCGCAACAGCGCGCGCCGCAGGTCGATACCGCCGCCAACGCGTTGAAGAACAAGCAGATCACGCAGGATTTCGGGCTCAATTTCCGCTGGGATGTTTCGGACCGGCTGCGCGTCACGCTCGACGGCCAATATGTGGACGCCAGTGTGAAGAACTATAACGCATCGGTCACCGCGCGCAGCTTCGCCGACACCTTTGTCGACCTGGCGGGCAAATATCCGCGGCTCGAATTCCTTCCCAATCAGGCCGAGAATATCAACCTGTCGAACGGCGGGCTGAACAATCCCAACAATTATTTCTATTATGCGATCACCGATCACACCGAGGACAGCGACGGCCAGGAAGTCGCGCTGCGCGCCGACGTCGAATATGACGTCGATTCGGGCTGGCTCGATGCGATCAAGGTCGGCGCGCGCTATGCCGACCGCGACCAGACGGTGCGTTGGGGCGCCTATAACTGGGCGAACATCTCGAATACCTGGACCTTTACGCAGGCGCCCTATTTCAACATCGACAGTCCGGCCTATGCGCCTGGCACCAGCGGGCTCCACACCTTCAGCGGCGATTTCTTCGCCGGCAACCAGATCAACCACAACAGCTTCGCCTTCTTCAACATGGATATGTTGTCGGATCGCGAACAACTCGCGGCGGCGCTTGGCCGTCCGTCGATCGGTGTCGGCGATTATTATCCCGTCTGTTCGGGCGAGGGGTATCGCGGTGCCGAAACGATCGAAAAATCCTTCGGCTGCTATTTCCCGAGCGAAGTCCACCGCGTCAGCGAGCGGACCGTTTCCGCCTATGCGATGGCGAAGTTCGGCGGCGACAGCCTCGCGATCGGCGGGGTGCCGATCTCCGGCAACGTCGGCGTCCGACTGATCTGGACGCGCGACGATACGGTGGGGGCGACCACGCTGCCCAACCCCTTCACCCCCACCGCGTTGCTCTGCGAACGCGGCACCGATCCGGGCACCGGCCTGCCAACCGCCTCCTCGGGCTGCGTGGTCACGCAAACCGAAATCGACTTCGGCAATGGCGCAACCGTGGCCGACACCACCAAGGTCAATCATTTCCATGCTTTGCCGAGCTTCAACATCAAGTTCGACCTGACCGACAAACTCGTGTCGCGCTTCGCCTATTCTCGGGCGATGTCGCGACCCGATTTCGGCCTCTTGCGCAACTTCCTGACCGTGAACCGCCTGACGCCGAACCTCAACGACCGGTCTGACCCCAATGTCACGCGCGATGCCGATGGCAATGCGATCGCCTATGACTGGCAATATACCGGCACATCGGGCAACCCTGGGCTGAAACCGATGACGGCCGACCAGTTCGATCTCACGCTCGAATATTATTTCGGCCGGTCGAGTTCGTTCACCGCGACGGGTTTCTACAAGAAATTCTACGACTATATCCAGGCGGGCTCGTTCAACGTCGATGTGACCAACAATGGCGTGACCGAAGACGTCCGCGTCAACCGGCCGGTCAACGGCGACGGCGCGAGCATTTATGGCGCGGAATTCGCCTTTCAGACCTTCTTCGACTTCCTGCCGGCGCCGCTCGACGGCTTCGGGGTGCAGGCCAACTACACCTTTGTAAAGAACGACGGGATCGAGACGGTCAACCTGACCAACGAAACCGCGGGCGGCACTGCGGGCGGCGGCATCAGCTATGACACGTCGACGGTGAAGGCCAAGGCGCTCGAGGGCATCTCGAAGCATAGCTACAACCTCGTCGGCATGTATGAAAAGGGGCCGCTATCGGCGCGTGTCGCCTATAACTGGCGTTCCAAATATCTGGTGACCGCGATCGACTGCTGCGTCGGCTTCCCGATCTGGCAAAAGAGCACGGGCTATCTCGACGCGTCGCTTCGTTTGCGCGCGACGGCGAATATCGAGTTCGTTCTGGAGGGCACCAACCTGCTCGGCACCGATACCGTGCTGATGCAGCAGGTGGACTCGGACGGCCTGCTCAAGCCGAACGCCTGGTTCAAGAACGACCGCCGCTATCAGCTCGGTGTGCGGCTGAGCTTCTGA
- a CDS encoding tryptophan halogenase family protein, with the protein MGDKFELVIVGGGTAGWMCAAACAAKLDPTRFRVRLVESEEISTVGVGEATLPQMKDFNDFLGLDEVEFMKATQASFKLGIEFVNWGREGDRYIHPFGTFGRPIGEADFFSYWIRARRAGTAAPLFDYCFPIVTALQNRFMLPNGDAGDVRNAFAYAYHLDAFLYARTLRGWAEARGIERVEGRIVEVERDGESGDIAAVKLASGARVAGDLFVDCSGFRSLLLGGTLGVELEDWSHWLPCDSAQAVPSVRSQDFTPYTRSTRREAGWQWRIPLQHRTGNGYVYSSADISDDEAAATLLANLDGEALADPRVLRFKAGKRKKAWAANCIGMGLAGGFLEPLESTSIYLVQMAIMHMLTLMPSERAIDPALRAELNRVMDVEYDRIRDFLILHYIANEPDAPLWQRVTAIDLPDTLAGKIDRFRHRGHVQAYRDGLFGPPSWQAVFVGQGIEPSAADRLADILPAATVNERLANLAATIADAAATVPSHADFIAGYCPAPAP; encoded by the coding sequence ATGGGGGATAAATTCGAACTGGTGATTGTGGGCGGCGGGACGGCCGGCTGGATGTGCGCTGCGGCCTGCGCCGCGAAGCTCGACCCCACGCGTTTTCGTGTCCGCCTCGTCGAATCGGAAGAGATCAGCACCGTCGGCGTCGGCGAAGCGACGCTGCCGCAGATGAAGGATTTCAACGACTTCCTCGGGCTCGACGAAGTCGAGTTCATGAAGGCGACACAGGCGAGCTTCAAGCTCGGCATCGAGTTCGTCAACTGGGGACGCGAGGGCGATCGCTATATCCACCCCTTCGGCACTTTCGGGCGCCCGATCGGCGAGGCCGATTTCTTCAGCTACTGGATCCGCGCGCGCCGCGCCGGCACCGCCGCGCCGCTCTTCGACTATTGCTTCCCGATCGTCACCGCGCTGCAAAACCGTTTCATGTTGCCGAACGGCGACGCGGGCGACGTGCGCAATGCCTTCGCCTACGCCTATCATCTCGATGCCTTTCTCTACGCGCGCACTCTGCGCGGCTGGGCCGAAGCGCGCGGGATCGAGCGTGTCGAGGGGCGGATCGTCGAGGTCGAACGGGATGGCGAAAGCGGCGACATTGCGGCGGTGAAGCTCGCGTCGGGCGCGCGCGTCGCGGGCGACCTGTTCGTCGACTGCTCGGGCTTCCGCTCGCTGCTGCTGGGCGGGACGCTCGGCGTCGAGCTCGAGGACTGGTCGCACTGGCTGCCGTGCGACAGCGCGCAAGCGGTGCCCTCGGTGCGTTCGCAAGACTTCACGCCCTATACGCGCTCGACGCGGCGCGAGGCGGGCTGGCAATGGCGCATCCCGCTCCAGCACCGCACCGGCAACGGCTATGTCTATTCGAGCGCCGATATTTCGGACGACGAGGCGGCGGCGACCCTGCTCGCCAATCTCGACGGCGAAGCGCTCGCCGATCCGCGCGTGCTGCGCTTCAAGGCGGGCAAGCGCAAAAAGGCGTGGGCTGCCAATTGCATCGGCATGGGCCTCGCGGGCGGCTTCCTCGAGCCGCTCGAATCGACGAGCATCTACCTCGTCCAGATGGCGATCATGCACATGCTAACGCTGATGCCGTCCGAACGCGCGATCGATCCCGCGCTGCGCGCCGAGCTCAATCGCGTGATGGACGTCGAATATGATCGCATCCGCGACTTCCTGATCCTTCACTATATCGCGAACGAGCCCGACGCGCCGCTCTGGCAGCGCGTGACGGCGATCGATCTGCCCGATACGCTTGCAGGCAAGATCGATCGCTTCCGCCATCGCGGCCATGTCCAGGCCTATCGCGACGGCCTGTTCGGGCCGCCGAGCTGGCAGGCGGTGTTCGTCGGGCAGGGGATCGAGCCGAGCGCCGCTGACCGCCTCGCCGACATATTGCCCGCCGCGACGGTGAACGAGCGGCTCGCGAACCTGGCGGCGACGATCGCCGACGCGGCGGCGACCGTGCCGTCGCATGCCGACTTCATCGCGGGTTACTGCCCGGCGCCCGCACCATGA